Proteins found in one Triticum urartu cultivar G1812 chromosome 4, Tu2.1, whole genome shotgun sequence genomic segment:
- the LOC125554006 gene encoding E3 ubiquitin-protein ligase SINA-like 4 has product MVVHEEGKIMQTEQDPTMELSKCKGGHLACMDCRVERPGNQRQCQKCERGGGFDVRNTAVDSVLSSVRVECPHEGCGLYVTYHKLADHQSMCPLAPCKCHVPVCGYEGPPPAIYDHISTAHPMPVHRIQYGKVLQLQVPLSEPRLLLFAEEDRHMFFLVGGVLDIGAPIAMSVVCIRAGASPLPHYVAKMWANGPSGEPKGTTDAVKVEMEVTSSKDPGEVDVQELTFLTVPPKLLAGAKLVSLHIQIDKLTS; this is encoded by the exons atggttgtgcacgaggagggcaagatcatgcagaccgaacaagacccgacgatggagctctctaag tgcaagggagggcacctggcctGCATGGACTGTCGCGTCGAGCGCCCTGGGAACCAGCGGCAGTGCCAGAAGTGCGAGCGCGGCGGTGGCTTCGACGTGCGGAACACGGCGGTGGACTCCGTCCTTTCGTCAGTGAGGGTGGAGTGCCCACACGAAGGCTGCGGGCTctacgtcacttaccacaagctcgccgatCACCAGAGCATGTGTCCGCTCGCGCCCTGCAAATGCCACGTGCCCGTCTGCGGCTACGAAGGCCCGCCGCCGGCGATCTACGACCACATCAGCACCGCACATCCCATGCCTGTGCACAGGATCCAGTACGGCAAGGTGCTCCAGCTGCAAGTGCCACTATCAGAGCCACGGCTCTTGCTGTTTGCGGAGGAGGACCGCCACATGTTTTTCTTGGTCGGCGGCGTGCTCGACATCGGCGCGCCTATCGCCATGTCGGTCGTCTGCATCAGAGCGGGGGCGTCCCCACTACCGCACTACGTGGCCAAGATGTGGGCGAACGGCCCGTCGGGGGAGCCCAAAGGCACGACCGACGccgtcaaggtggaaatggaggtgacaagcagcaAGGATCCCGGTGAGGTCGACGTGCAGGAGCTGACCTTCTTGACAGTTCCACCCAAGCTGCTGGCCGGGGCTAAGCTtgtgtccctccacattcagattgacaagctcacgtcctaa